The Myxocyprinus asiaticus isolate MX2 ecotype Aquarium Trade chromosome 46, UBuf_Myxa_2, whole genome shotgun sequence genome includes the window ATTTGAAGGGACGGTCAGCAGAGGCCTTGTGTGTGCGTCGATGCCTCACCAGGGCATACTGTTGCTTAAAGCTCATCTGGCAATCTTCACAGTGGAACGGCCGTTCTTCCGAGTGGGTGCGTTCATGCTGTCTCAGGTCGGACGGACGCTTGAAGCCTTTCCCACATGTAGCACACCGAAATGGCCGAGCACCTTGCGGCTGACATTGGTGATGCAGGAGCTCGGAAGACTCTTTGAAAtgcaactcgcagaggttgcacTTGAACAGGTGCTCGCCGGAGTGGGCGTACATGTGACGGACCAGGTGAGAGCGATGCTTGAAGCTCTTCTCACACACGGCACACTTGAATGGCCGTTCGGAGCTGTGGGTACGCTGATGGTGGGCTAGATGAGAGGACTGGCTAAAGCTTTTGTCACATGTTTCACATTTAAATGGCTTCTCACCTGTGTGGACACGCTCGTGACGGGTGAGCTCGGACAAATGACGGAAGCCCTTGGAGCACACCGAACATTTATAGGGCCTGTCAGGTTGTGAAGGCTCGAAAGTAGGTTGGCCGGATGTCCCAACGGCAGTGCTCCCACTGGATGATGCTTCATCGGCAGATGGCTGTCCTGGGTTGCCAGTAGATGATGTGGGCGTGGCATTTCCCGAGGAGCCTGGCCGATACGTTTTTTCACATATAGAGCACTTCATGGGATTGCTGCTGTTATGGGCATTGTGATGCTGCGCTAGTGAAGTTAGCAAGGAGAAGCCCATCTTGCACACTCCACACACAAAGGGTTTCTGTTCCACCTGCACGCACTGGTGCTCCAAGAGGTCAGTGGCTTGGTGGAAGATCTTCAGACACTGTGTGCACTGAAAAGAACGGTCTTGGCTCACCATGCACTGGTGCTCATGTGGATTAGCCAGATGGGAGATGTCGTGGCCGCATGCACCACACTTGTGCCCGCCCTCATTCCCCACGTGCAAGGAAGGCTGCTGTGCTTGTGCTGGATGCTGCTGCTGGTTGTGCTGTTGACTgtgatgctgctgctgttgttgttgttgctgctgggactgttgctgctgttgttgttgcagtgctgtgtcaggctggaggACAATTCCATAGACAGTGCAGCCCAGGGCATCTGCCCCTGGTGGTATGGTATGCACCACTGGAGGCGGGGCAACAGCATGCTGCTGCCATGCCTCCGTCATCCGGGCTCTGGTGTACGGATTCAGCTTTGCGCCGTAGTTGGACCTCTTACTTTGCGAATCCAGGGGGAACGGATTGTTGGACTGCCCACGGTGGGAAAGATGGTGTGGCAGAGAGGAACTTATTTTGACAGCTCTTATGAAGACAAACCAatgaatacaaatacaaatcctTTCAGGAACACTTTTTGGTTCTTGAAGAACAGCAAACTGACATGGGTGAGCATCAAAGTTGTAATGTCGGCGACAACAGATCTGGACTCAAATAATGAGcttgaccttcttcatcactgtctgatttggttcaaCCCTGTAAGAGAAAAACAATTAGTAGCCTAAGTCAggatgaaaaattacaattaattactCCACACATCTAGGggtgttcacactgacagtgattagcagcagagatgggccacttctattcacATGATTgtgagaaactggaacgcccaacagtaaacagatgcagaaaagaagtcccaccttacaggtaaaagaaccaatcaccttttagatacagacatcgcctgtcattCAACTCAaaaacgtgcatgcacattagctatacaagtagggaaaacttttttttttttttttttttgcgtattctgaggtaaagcagcacaatttttCTTCCAGTTTTGTcagactgctgatttgaaatatgttctttgatcacaaTCTTGAcctactgtttttgagatttctgcgtttccccattcaagtagataggagctgcactttcatgactggaaatagcttcccgagagcattccatagatggccgacagtggactgacttgctagaaagaccaCCAGAAGTCATCCATATTCAATGACAGTTAGCTATTTGAGGTGGCATAATTGAAATAAACGTTATGCAAATGCACAGTAACACAATGCAACGACTTCGTGATCCACATCATGATATAGTTGTATACTGCATTCGAGTAGGAAAGCCTAGTTGCAACccgctggcagtgtgaacaccCCTTTAATCATTTAACCTGGATTTGAGCATTGAATGGCTGTTTTTAAAGAGATTCACAATTCCCTAATTTTCTCACTCTTTTAACCAAACCACTCCACATCATACTAAGCCACAATACTAAGTGCACACTTTCAATGTAGCTGAGCACttgataaacaataaacatataaaacagaaaaaaaaaaaaaaaaaaaacatcatacaaaCCAAAAGTGATCTTTCAAGTGACACATCTGATCAAATGACTACTGATCAAATTATGTGCTTAATCTGACAGGTCACTTTAAGACCAATAGAACAGGTAGGACTATCTGACAGCTTTTACAGCTGGTTGTACACCCCAGGTTAAGCTGCATCCATGTTAGATCATGGCAAGAGGTACTGGCCAGCCAGAATAATACCAAAACCAAGGTACATTATTATGTTTTGAGACAGTTGTTGTCTCCATCCCCACAGCAATcacctgtgtgtgcacaactACTTAACAGCATGTGTaagatatataaatgtaataacacTTTAAGGGCAATAGTGAATAACACCAGATCTCTGcccacttttttttaattaacgcGCATGTAAGCTATTAGTgtagctttttttaaatgctggtgaCAGATCTTTGACGTTAGCTAGTACTAAAGAAAATCTAccaatttttatgtaaaaaaaaaaaaaaaaaaaaaaaaaacagcccccTATAGTTTTTAAAACAAAGACACCTGGAAgaaaacacactcacatacacacatgtacaaTGCTGTGCGAAATGTCTAATCACTATTTGCAAGTAGGCTAACAGGTTAACTTTAGCTTTGAAACGCACATTTTCCCCAAATTATGACCGGACATGCATATTACCTTTTCAGAAACGTGTACCACTCAGAGGTTTATTATCATGGATTGAggttgataaaaaaaacaaacaaaaaaacagcttgtGTTCTTTTTGAAGGCCGTAAATCCTGCCGTATATTCGCGGTCTCTGCTAGGCCGCACCCCCGCTCCGTGCATacaaaaacaaacgaaaaacccTGCCAACTCTCCGGATCTCTCCCGGGCTGCTCCGTAAAACCCCACAACAATCTTTTCAGCGTTCGCAGCGCATTTAATGGAGCGGACGAGTGAGCAGAGCCCTGCACATAGTGTGTTTTATTTCGGGTTGGAATCGCTGACCACCGTAACCCCCGACAGCCGCACGGGAACCTGAATAACACGTAATTGGCATCCTAACAAAACATACCGGAACTCGATATATTTAGTTAAAATATGGCTTTAGATATACCTATTGAAAACTTAAACTTTATCATTGAGcgtttaaatatacatatatttgtttttaagacggttattctattaaaatattgtatttacaATTATCACTGTAAAAGAAAAGGAATGTTAGTCAGCAACTAGCATATTTTGTACATGTGAGTAATGTATGTTAGTGTTATGGCCATTACGGAGGCGcaagatttagttttatgtaCATTGGCTTCATAACATGTTGACTGCTGCTGTATTATTGAGGAAAGACGGAATGCTAAGCAGTCGGAACCGTTTGAAGGAATGTTTGTTGTAATGGGGGCGCTGTGATGAAGAGGCACCGGTTGATATTAAAGGAAGCACGTGGCAATCAGAGTATCGTCACCCTGGGATGTTGTTTTTAAGgtgttgtgtatattagatttttttttttctattttagcaTGATTGTTAATTATAGAAGTAGTAGTTCTGATGAGGAACCAGATAATTCTTCTGAAAACGATTCCTCACCCccaagaaaaagaggaaaagctACTGAAACAAGGTTTGGTGCATTTGATCTTCCTTTTTCCTGCATTTGCTTCACTTGAATTGGCTTTTCCCATTATGCTATTGATCTAAGAGCCTGTTTTGCTTGAATAGCACCAGTGAACCTTTGGATTATGGATCTGCTAAAAGGACAGAGGATAAGTCAACCAACAAAACACCTCGCCTTCCTCTGCCTGAGAGTATGAAGGAGATGTTCAGAGAACCAGAAGAACAGTGGACTGATAACACTGAAGAGCATGGAGGGCGATTGGGATCCTTCCAGCATGAGCGGGGCAACTGGGTGACATATGTGTTCTTTCCGTGTAATCACTTTGCTTGCACTTCAGTATAGGTAGTCACTGGGATCAGAAACGGATCAGTGCACAGGGCAAAAATGTCCCAAATATTTAAAAGTGGgggcaattatttttttttttaaatccccttttctcccaatttggaatgcccaattcccactacttattacaggtgcatctcaataaattagaatgtcatggaaaagttcatttatttcagtaattcaactcaaattgtgaaactcgtgtattaaataaattcaatgcacacagactgaagtagtttaagtctttggttcttttaattgtgatgattttggctcacatttaacaaaaacccactaattcactatctcaaaaaattagaatatggtgacatgccaatcagctaatcaactcaaaacacctgcaaagttttcctgagccttcaaaatggtctctcagtttggttcactaggctacacaatcatggggaagactgctgatctgacagttgtccagaagacaatcattgacacccttcacaaggagggtaagccacaaacattcattgccaaagaagctggctgttcacagtgtgctgtatccaagcatgttaacagaaagttgagtggaaggaaaaagtgtggaagaaaaagatgcacaaccaaccgagagaaccgcagccttatgattgtccagcaaaatcgattcaagaatttgggtgaacttcacaaggaatggactgaggctggggtcaaggcatcaagagccaccacacacagacatgtcaaggaatttggctacagttgtcgtgttcctcttgttaagccactcctgaaccacagacagcgtcagaggcgtcttacctgggctaaggagaagaagaactggactgttgcccagtggtccaaagacctcttttcagatgagagcaagttttgtatttcatttggaaaccaaggtcctagagtctggaggaagggtggagaagctcatagcccaagttgcttgaagtccagtgttaagtttccacagtctgtgatgatttggggtgcaatgtcatctgctggtgttggtccattgtgtttttgaaaaccaaagtcactgcacccgtttaccaagaaattttggagcacttcaggcttccttctgctgaccagctttttaaagatgctgatttcattttccagcaggatttggcacctgcccacactgccaaaagcaccaaaagttggttaaatgaccatggtgttggtgtgcttgactggccagcaaactcaccagacttgaaccccatagagaatctatggggtattgtcaagaggaaaatgagaaacaagagaccaaaaaatgcagatgagctgaaggccactgtcaaagaaacctgggcttccataccacctcagcagtgccacaaactgatcacctccatgccacgccgaattgaggcagtaattaaagcaaaaggagcccctaccaagtattgagtacatatacagtaaatgaacatactttccagaaggccaacaattcactaaaaatgtttttttttattggtcttatgatgtattctaattttttgagatagtgaattggtgggtttttgttaaatgtgagcccaagtcatcacaattaaaagaaccaaagacttaaactacttcagtctgtgtgcattgaatttatttaatacacgagtttcacaatttgagttgaattactgaaataaatgaacttttccacgacattctaatttattgagatgcacctgtaggtccTCGGGGTGgaacggttactcacctcaatccgggtggcggaggacaagcctccgcttctgagaccgtcaatccacacatcttatcacgtggctcgctctgcacgacaccgtggagactcgcagcatgtggaggctcatgctactctccttgatccatgcacaacttgccacgcgccccattgagagcgagaaccacttaatcgcggccacgaggaggttaccacatgtgactctaccctccctagcaactgggccaatttggttgcttaggagacctggctggagtcattcagcatgccctggattcgaactcgtgactccaggggtggtagtcagcatcaatactcgctgagctacccaggtcccctagTGGGGGCAATTTTTGACAgtccttttaattatttttaagataAACCTGAGGAATCTTTCGTGGAGCTTCTCATTGCATTTATGGTTGTCACAGCAGCTTATGGCAGCCCTCTGATCCCATCTGAAGAGTTCCACGTCAGTCTGTCAAAGACAGTGGTTCTGCGACATCACTGGATCCAGCCTTTCATCCAGTCCATTtggaccagcctgacacagtTCCAGAAATCTGTGATATCCAATCAAACCTCATTGTTTTATTGTGCCTTCTGTCATTTCCTGTGTGTCTAACTGATGTTGTTTCCTCAGGTTTTTCTGCATGGCCGATAAACTGAGGGTGTATTTTAATGCAGAAAAGACCAGGTATTTCTTAACTGTAATTGTTTATGACATCACCTTACTATCGATTTAAATATTGGACACTTGACATCCAGTACTCTTGTCTTGGGACTTAATATGTTATGCAGGACTTTCCTTGGCATGGAGATCTCAACTGGGACAATTCAGCTGCTTGAACTAATCAAACTAGTGGATCAAACCATGAAGGAATTTAACCTCAGCACCTTTTATAAGGTTAAAACTTTGACTTGAAGTCATGTTTgttaacaaaaattaaaaaggaTGGTGATATTTAGATCATGATAACATGAAAATTCAGACTGATATCAGATTTTGGTAGGATTACCACCTTTCCTGGACACCTGATCAATGACCATAAAACTGGCCATCATACAAGAAATAAAacgtattatttattattgtttactaCTTGTTTGATATGGAAATAACTGCATGTATAtcatataatacaatatataaaacaataatgtcagtacactcaaaaaatattttaacttatttttaagatatgcttttaaaaatgaattgtgtaattttaaaacaaattaaataaaatgtaatatatttaggtttttttttcgttaaagattactcaattttgttgcattttgtcatgaaattaaaatgtgtaaaaaaattggtgtatttttatatatttatttttttgtgaacaagtttatcattttatttacttattctggCCCCTGGTTTTCTTGAGTTTATGGTTTacactgaacatttaaatgttttaaaatgtataaagttatgtataaagtaaatatatatataataattaaaccataggaaatcaaataaatgtatataaacatttactcaaaagatattttaaagatttacagtatgtgtttcaAGATTTACACGTTTCAATTTCAgaaaaatttccatcaaattaaattgagaaatctttaacaacataaaaaaaaaaaaaatcttaaatatttttggttttactaattaaatgtaaagatcacaaaattaaatttgatggaaattttttGGAAGTTTGTGTTTTTTGAGTGCTGGGCATTATGAACCTAAGAGATCTTACAGTAAAAGGAAGGACTGTTCCAGAACATTAAAGCATTATAGTAAGTAAAGTTTAAATGATGGTttgcacaaaaatgaaaaatctcatcCGAACAAACCAGTTCACTTAAATTAATCAGACTTTCTTATGATTCATACAAGAATGCATTTAATTCTCCT containing:
- the LOC127435749 gene encoding zinc finger protein 319-like, with the protein product MTEAWQQHAVAPPPVVHTIPPGADALGCTVYGIVLQPDTALQQQQQQQSQQQQQQQQQHHSQQHNQQQHPAQAQQPSLHVGNEGGHKCGACGHDISHLANPHEHQCMVSQDRSFQCTQCLKIFHQATDLLEHQCVQVEQKPFVCGVCKMGFSLLTSLAQHHNAHNSSNPMKCSICEKTYRPGSSGNATPTSSTGNPGQPSADEASSSGSTAVGTSGQPTFEPSQPDRPYKCSVCSKGFRHLSELTRHERVHTGEKPFKCETCDKSFSQSSHLAHHQRTHSSERPFKCAVCEKSFKHRSHLVRHMYAHSGEHLFKCNLCELHFKESSELLHHQCQPQGARPFRCATCGKGFKRPSDLRQHERTHSEERPFHCEDCQMSFKQQYALVRHRRTHKASADRPFKCNLCDKGFLQPSHLLYHQHVHGMDNLFKCASCGKGFSQSGELLRHKCGESSSTPTNPDKPYKCDVCGKAYKKATTLQRHQNSHCTEKPLKCSLCDRRFLSSSEFVQHRCDPSREKPLKCPDCEKRFKYSSEMQRHRRVHTGEKPYKCASCDKGFKQREHLAKHQSVHARDAQFKCVWCGERFADLGALQEHTVQHTSEGGGYPVSSLIQ
- the LOC127435752 gene encoding U6 snRNA phosphodiesterase 1-like, which gives rise to MIVNYRSSSSDEEPDNSSENDSSPPRKRGKATETSTSEPLDYGSAKRTEDKSTNKTPRLPLPESMKEMFREPEEQWTDNTEEHGGRLGSFQHERGNWVTYVFFPYKPEESFVELLIAFMVVTAAYGSPLIPSEEFHVSLSKTVVLRHHWIQPFIQSIWTSLTQFQKSVISNQTSLFFCMADKLRVYFNAEKTRTFLGMEISTGTIQLLELIKLVDQTMKEFNLSTFYKDPSFHVSLAWCVGDHTERLKSACLSELQGLVDSHEDGPFYIRLNCKELRCKSGNKVFLFPQQ